One Canis lupus baileyi chromosome 1, mCanLup2.hap1, whole genome shotgun sequence genomic window, GTGAGTACAATCACCCAGAAGAGGAAGCCCACAGCTGAGCGCCAGACATCTGTAAGAGGGAACAGGAATGGGTAAGGTTGGCCTCCAcctgctctctgtctccccccagactggcctctcttctcttccatggCTCCAGAATTCTGGAACCCCCATCATTCCCTCCCAACACCTGATGGCCTCCCTTCTTCTGTGCCCTGGACTCACAGCCTTTGATTTGGCTCTGTTCGGTGTATGCTGGGACAAGAAAGGCCTCTCGGAAGAACCAGAAGATGTTGACCAACCAGAGAAAAGGCAGGAAAGCAAACccacctaagaaaaaaaaaacaaactggaacATAAGTCAGTAAGGATTCCCGCCGGCCCCATAACCCGCCCCAACTCCCAACTAGAGGACGAAAGGCCCTCTCCCATACCCAAGTTCAAATGGAGTCCTCTGCTGTCAGAGACCTGGAAATCTTGgctcctccctggggccccaAAAATCTGACTCAAGTCATCTCTTTCTCAGGACCCGTTGTCCAGCCCAacatccccgcccccccctcccccccgtctCTTGGGACCCAGAAGCTGAGGCCCCAGCCTCCTCTTTTCTTAGGTCCCAGGCCCTTCTCTCAGACCCAGGAGTCTGCAACCCCAGTCGCCTGATCCCTTAGACTCAAGaatccaggcccccaggccctctTCCCTCAGGCGCTCTAGTCCGCTCCCCTCTTTCTTCTGGGACCCTAGGAACCGACCCTTACCCAGGTAGTACTTCCGGCACAGATTCAACTTCTCCTCGTTAGACACCCGCTCCAAGTTCATAGTTGCGCTGAGGCCGAGTCGTCCGGCGGGTCTGTACGGCAGCAGCCGAGCCTTGGCCGCCAGTGACAGATGCAGGGATCGCGAACAACCACGCCCCTATTACGACAAAACGGAGATAAACTGAAGGGTGGGTTTGCTGAACGAAGGCTACCCCGGCCCCCACCAGCAAGCTGACTGGGTTGAACGCTCTTCATGTTTATTCGGGCGCGCAAACGACCCCCAACTCACCAGCGGAGTCTACTTCCTCCCCTTGGAAGCCTTTGCCACTTTCAACTCCGGACGTTTGCACGAGATACCGCAAGTGTCTCTGGGGTTTGTAGTCTTTTAGGGGTGCGGCGAGGCTACACGCATGCGCCTTCAGGGAACTCCGGGTGGTGATTTTGCGGGGAGGGCGCGGGCCTCCAACACGCAAGCGCAGTAGGCAGTTTCGGAGCGCGTGCTGTGTCGGGAGGCAGCGACGAACTACACTTCCCAACGCTCTGAAGCAACGGAAGTGACGTAAGGGCAGACAGAGTTGGAGGGTTCGGGTAAAAATGGCTGAATATTTAGCTTCGATATTCGGGACTGAGAAGGACAAGTGAGAAGGGGCGCAGGGAGTGGCCCCTTGCGGGGGCCGGGACCGGGACCTTGGGTTCCCTGGTGGCTGGGAGGCTCTGGGCGGTGTTTCTGGGGTGTCCGGCCTCCCCGGCCCTCGGTTCACCTTTGTCTTTGCACCTCTTCCAGGGTTAACTGCTCTTTTTACTTTAAGATCGGGGCCTGCCGGCACGGGGACCGGTGCTCCCGGCTTCACAACAAGCCGACTTTCAGCCAGGTGAGACCCGCGACGGAGCCTTGAGGGTTAACGCCTCCCGGCCATTCCCCTCCCGTTGTCCATCATCACGAGGTCCCGCCTTTTCCGGATTGCTAAGGCCCACCCCACCACCGGCTTTTTTCTTGTCGGGCCTCTGCAggttcctccccctccttctggcCCTTCTCGCAGGACCGTGGCCACGCCCCCGTACGTACAAACTACACCGCTGGGCTGTCCGTGACTGTTAGGTTTCTCCCCTTCTGCTTTCCTTAGGGGCAGGCATCGCTGATGCACTCGAGGTGCTCAGGCTTCTTCTCTCTTGCCAGGTCTCACCCCTAACCTTCCTACCTCACCCCTTTGCATgagctcaggccccgccccctttAAATTCTGTTCAGACCATAGTGCTGCTCAACCTGTACCGGAATCCACAGAACACCGCCCAAACCGCAGACGGATCGCACTGTGAGTGAGGGACTGGGCTTGGGGGACAGGGCGGACAGCCCCCAGCAGGTCACCCCCTGATTTCACCCTGCGCCCTCCTCCAGGTCACGTGAGCGACGTGGAGGTGCAGGAACACTATGATAACTTCTTCGAGGTGAGGGTTGGCAAAGGATGGGTTGAGTTCCCTGTGGAACCAGGAGCTCAGCTGAGTTCCTCCTGGTCTTCCGCAGGAGGTGTTCACGGAGCTGCAGGAGAAGTATGGGGAGATTGAAGAGATGAATGTGTGCGACAACCTGGGGGACCACCTCGTGGGCAATGTCTATGTCAAGGTGCCTGCTGTCCCCATGTTAGAGCCTAGAAGTGGAGGCATTTCAGTGCTTAAAGGCCACCACTGAAGCCTCACAGCTTGCGGGCCATCACTAAatccagcccagccccagagctgcTAACTAATCCTTTCCTAAATACTTCTGAGTTTGATTGGTGAACCTGATGGACTTTCCCCTCAGTTTCGGCGAGAGGAGGATGCAGAGCGGGCAGTGGCCGAACTCAATAACCGCTGGTTCAATGGGCAGGCTGTGCACGCTGAGCTGTCTCCTGTCACTGACTTCCGGGAGTCGTGCTGCCGGCAGTATGAGATGGGGTATGGGTGATGAGTACCAGGGTGGAATCGGCACCTGGAGCCCCAGACTCCTGTGTGTTGGGGTGCTCTCACCGGCAGCAGCCTCCCCCATCCATCTACCCTCTACCCAGGGAATGTACCCGCGGTGGTTTCTGCAACTTCATGCACCTGCGGCCCATCTCCCGGAACCTCCGACGTCAGCTGTATGGGCGGGGACCCAGACGCAGGTACCTCAGGACCAGCCTGTCAAGACATCGCATACCCTAAGGCCCTTATATCATGAGATGGACCTGATCCTACGCCCCAGGAACAGCATTCTCTCTTTTGTACCCTAAGATATCCTAAGACTGGCTCTAAGCACCATCCCAAGACCAGTGCCCGAGTCTCAACCCCTAAACTAGCTGGAACTCCAAAGCCCCAAACCGAAGACCAGTCTGCATCCCCAGTGGAGATCAGTCTCTGAGCACCTGTCCCGATACCACTCAGGAACTCTGGTTACTTGCCCCATCCCAGAGCATAGAGGCAGGCTGGGGGAATAGTGCAGTGCTCCTTACAGCTCTAGTCCTCATCTCTCCATCCTGTCCCCAGGTCACCCCCGAGGTCTCATACCGGCCACCGTCCCCGAGAAAGAAACCTACGACGTTCCCCAGACCACCGGCATGGTCGCTTCTGAGACCCTGGCTCCCTTGACCCACTCCTGACGGGCATCAGTGTTCCTGGCCAGGACCCCTCCTGAAAGCTCCCTTACCTCGCCAGCGCCGTCTTCCCCAGACTCCGGGGCTCCAAGATGTAAT contains:
- the U2AF1L4 gene encoding splicing factor U2AF 26 kDa subunit isoform X6; protein product: MAEYLASIFGTEKDKVNCSFYFKIGACRHGDRCSRLHNKPTFSQTIVLLNLYRNPQNTAQTADGSHCHVSDVEVQEHYDNFFEFRREEDAERAVAELNNRWFNGQAVHAELSPVTDFRESCCRQYEMGECTRGGFCNFMHLRPISRNLRRQLYGRGPRRRSPPRSHTGHRPRERNLRRSPDHRHGRF
- the U2AF1L4 gene encoding splicing factor U2AF 26 kDa subunit isoform X9, whose product is MAEYLASIFGTEKDKVNCSFYFKIGACRHGDRCSRLHNKPTFSQTIVLLNLYRNPQNTAQTADGSHCHVSDVEVQEHYDNFFEGMYPRWFLQLHAPAAHLPEPPTSAVWAGTQTQVTPEVSYRPPSPRKKPTTFPRPPAWSLLRPWLP
- the U2AF1L4 gene encoding splicing factor U2AF 26 kDa subunit isoform X7, which produces MAEYLASIFGTEKDKVNCSFYFKIGACRHGDRCSRLHNKPTFSQTIVLLNLYRNPQNTAQTADGSHCHVSDVEVQEHYDNFFEFRREEDAERAVAELNNRWFNGQAVHAELSPVTDFRESCCRQECTRGGFCNFMHLRPISRNLRRQLYGRGPRRRSPPRSHTGHRPRERNLRRSPDHRHGRF
- the U2AF1L4 gene encoding splicing factor U2AF 26 kDa subunit isoform X8, which produces MAEYLASIFGTEKDKVNCSFYFKIGACRHGDRCSRLHNKPTFSQEVFTELQEKYGEIEEMNVCDNLGDHLVGNVYVKFRREEDAERAVAELNNRWFNGQAVHAELSPVTDFRESCCRQYEMGECTRGGFCNFMHLRPISRNLRRQLYGRGPRRRSPPRSHTGHRPRERNLRRSPDHRHGRF
- the U2AF1L4 gene encoding splicing factor U2AF 26 kDa subunit isoform X4; its protein translation is MAEYLASIFGTEKDKVNCSFYFKIGACRHGDRCSRLHNKPTFSQTIVLLNLYRNPQNTAQTADGSHCHVSDVEVQEHYDNFFEFRREEDAERAVAELNNRWFNGQAVHAELSPVTDFRESCCRQYEMGLPHPSTLYPGNVPAVVSATSCTCGPSPGTSDVSCMGGDPDAGHPRGLIPATVPEKETYDVPQTTGMVASETLAPLTHS
- the U2AF1L4 gene encoding splicing factor U2AF 26 kDa subunit isoform X1 codes for the protein MAEYLASIFGTEKDKVNCSFYFKIGACRHGDRCSRLHNKPTFSQTIVLLNLYRNPQNTAQTADGSHCHVSDVEVQEHYDNFFEEVFTELQEKYGEIEEMNVCDNLGDHLVGNVYVKFRREEDAERAVAELNNRWFNGQAVHAELSPVTDFRESCCRQYEMGLPHPSTLYPGNVPAVVSATSCTCGPSPGTSDVSCMGGDPDAGHPRGLIPATVPEKETYDVPQTTGMVASETLAPLTHS
- the PSENEN gene encoding gamma-secretase subunit PEN-2, translated to MNLERVSNEEKLNLCRKYYLGGFAFLPFLWLVNIFWFFREAFLVPAYTEQSQIKGYVWRSAVGFLFWVIVLTTWITIFQIYRPRWGALGDYLSFTIPLGTP
- the U2AF1L4 gene encoding splicing factor U2AF 26 kDa subunit isoform X2 produces the protein MAEYLASIFGTEKDKVNCSFYFKIGACRHGDRCSRLHNKPTFSQTIVLLNLYRNPQNTAQTADGSHCHVSDVEVQEHYDNFFEEVFTELQEKYGEIEEMNVCDNLGDHLVGNVYVKFRREEDAERAVAELNNRWFNGQAVHAELSPVTDFRESCCRQYEMGECTRGGFCNFMHLRPISRNLRRQLYGRGPRRRSPPRSHTGHRPRERNLRRSPDHRHGRF
- the U2AF1L4 gene encoding splicing factor U2AF 26 kDa subunit isoform X5, which codes for MAEYLASIFGTEKDKVNCSFYFKIGACRHGDRCSRLHNKPTFSQEVFTELQEKYGEIEEMNVCDNLGDHLVGNVYVKFRREEDAERAVAELNNRWFNGQAVHAELSPVTDFRESCCRQYEMGLPHPSTLYPGNVPAVVSATSCTCGPSPGTSDVSCMGGDPDAGHPRGLIPATVPEKETYDVPQTTGMVASETLAPLTHS
- the U2AF1L4 gene encoding splicing factor U2AF 26 kDa subunit isoform X3, giving the protein MAEYLASIFGTEKDKVNCSFYFKIGACRHGDRCSRLHNKPTFSQTIVLLNLYRNPQNTAQTADGSHCHVSDVEVQEHYDNFFEEVFTELQEKYGEIEEMNVCDNLGDHLVGNVYVKFRREEDAERAVAELNNRWFNGQAVHAELSPVTDFRESCCRQECTRGGFCNFMHLRPISRNLRRQLYGRGPRRRSPPRSHTGHRPRERNLRRSPDHRHGRF